A region of Micromonas commoda chromosome 4, complete sequence DNA encodes the following proteins:
- a CDS encoding predicted protein, with product MLTLGGSACIARPPDRVVSRRGVARRVSAHRPRAAEKFCLSGSGASGIPADDAASHERGAERDGFVLSRRAFGPSIAATLLAPIVPSSIESAFAAGGGGSPAAVGIECVVMRTASITPDMAANYLVEAVPGLVKRDDAPAGRAIVMGAGGIALELRGGGDEGDEGDADGSSSSVKLPSESRDPPKLAAIFVGTDNPAKARNTALRNGAATQKDGPGSGERCSGDAYAGCVANLVGFPLVFVKTRSAKPAVVRIAVSGALDPDAVVDALGGDASGLTIDSAGKGQVGVVERAAEDPPLQGRGVILTPAGGGAGGLELRAGDRGSAAWRVLGVVGTGGKRSRAKSPCPGTDRSPVCHRRTASDGKRLLNARKLGELVTISTLCPMPLHFATHENYLPATGQFLGFASSVRRPNFLGNDQRPRLARWHHLHARSGAQDSVRPRAARKSRGQPHVGNVKRKRPLRGHHSGVRGIFSFPATLVLFSGAQRSSSAKLRVHRRNA from the exons ATGTTGACACTCGGAGGGAGCGCATGCATCGCCCGACCGCCCGACCGCGTCGTTTCACGGCGAGGTGTCGCGAGGCGCGTCTCCGCTCATCGGCCCCGCGCGGCTGAAAAGTTCTGCCTGAGCGGTTCGGGAGCCTCTGGAATTCCGGCCGATGATGCGGCTTCTCACGAACGTGGAGCTGAACGCGATGGTTTCGTGCTGTCCAGGCGTGCCTTCGGACcatccatcgccgcgacaTTGCTCGCGCCGATCGTACCATCGAGCATCGAGTCCGCAttcgccgccggtggaggAGGATCGCCTGCCGCGGTGGGTATCGAGTGTGTTGTCATGAGGACCGCGTCCATCACGCCTGACATGGCAGCCAACTACCTCGTCGAAGCCGTCCCGGGACTCGTTaagcgcgacgacgctcccGCAGGACGGGCCATTGTCATGGGTGCGGGAGGTATCGCACTAGAACTCAggggcggtggcgatgaGGGCGATGAGGGCGATGCTGATGGGTCTTCCTCGTCAGTGAAGCTGCCTTCCGAGTCTCGAGACCCCCCAAAGCTCGCCGCGATATTCGTCGGCACCGACAACCCCGCCAAGGCCAGGAATACCGCCCTGAGGAACGGCGCCGCAACCCAGAAGGATGGACCGGGTTCGGGCGAGAGGtgcagcggcgacgcctACGCGGGATGCGTCGCTAACCTGGTAGGCTTCCCGTTGGTATTTGTGAAGACGAGGTCAGCCAAACCGGCCGTCGTGAGAATAGCAGTGAGCGGTGCCCTGGACcccgacgcggtggtggacgccCTCGGAGGAGATGCAAGTGGCCTGACGATCGATTCCGCGGGGAAGGGCCAGGTTGGGGTGGTGGAGAgagcggcggaggatccACCGCTGCAGGGAAGGGGGGTGATACTGACGCcagccggaggcggcgctggaggcttGGAGCTGAGGGCGGGTGACCGTGGAAGCGCCGCTTGGAGGGTGCTTGGGGTTGTAGGGACGGGGGGCAAG AGGTCAAGGGCGAAGTCACCATGCCCAGGCACAGACCGGTCTCCGGTGTGCCacaggaggacggcgagtgATGGGAAGCGCCTCCTAAACGCGCGCAAG CTAGGCGAGCTCGTCACGATTTCCACGCTCTGCCCAATGCCTTTGCATTTCGCCACGCACGAGAATTATCTTCCGGCCACCGGCCAATTTCTTGGGTTTGCAAGTTCTGTTCGACGACCCAACTTTCTCGGAAACGACCAAAGACCACGCCTCGCGCGTTGGCATCACCTTCATGCTCGCTCAGGAGCTCAGGATTCAGTAAGACCCCGGGCCGCCCGTAAGTCCCGAGGGCAACCACACGTCGGAAATGTGAAAAGGAAAAGACCCCTCAGGGGGCACCACAGTGGCGTAAGAGGCATCTTTTCGTTTCCCGCCACGCTGGTTTTGTTCTCAGGTGCACAGAGGAGTTCATCCGCAAAACTACGAGTCCACCGCAGAAATGCGTAA